The following is a genomic window from Mustela erminea isolate mMusErm1 chromosome 14, mMusErm1.Pri, whole genome shotgun sequence.
gagaggagagtgggCAGGAAAAGAGCTGCATGGCCATTTCAGTGCAAATGCCTCCCAagttcagctgggagtctgaaTTTTGACCCTTGTGTTTCTGTAGGCCTACCTGATCTATTCCAGCAGTGTTGCAGCTGGTGCCCAGAGTGGTATTGAAGAATGCAAGTATCAGTTTGCCTGGGACCGATGGAACTGCCCCGAGAGAGCCCTGCAGCTGTCCAGCCATGGTGGCCTTCGCAGTGGTAAGGAAAGCCTCGGCCACAGCTCCCTTGACTCCCTGGCCATAGGTTAGAGCCCTGTTTTTCAGGGATGGCCCCCTGCTGCTTCTACATCAACATCCTAGTCCTACACCTGGTCTCTATTCTCAGGTGATCCTATCTCTGGgatcttctctctgtcccttttccatctcctccttcttacaaagctttttttttttctctctctcttcacaacACCCTCACTGCTCAATGCATGGACCTTGCCTCACCCCTAGTCTATAACATCCTTGGCCTCCCAGTTGGCTAAGGGCTTCCTCACACTATAAAGAGCATCAGGAGGTAGGTAGGAGTATTAATTCTTCATGCCTCTTAGCCCCTTCTTTCAGCAGCTCAGCAGAGAGGTACAGGATAAGTGGGGACTAACTTGGACACCAGATTCCCAAGAAGATAAAGAGTGGCCATAGCAGTCAATGAAATAGCTGCTAAGCAGAGGTTTCTTCCAGGACTAGCTGGCCCATGCCTCTTAGACTTCAGTATTTCAGGAAGGAAAGGGCATGAGTTCTTTACAGCCTCGCCTTCAGATTCAtctccttccccatttcttcctctggCTCTTTGCCACCTAAATCCTTAAGAATCCTATAGGTCAACAGTCATCTAGCCACCTAGTCATAATGTGTGACCTGAAAagatgggaggggagaagcaTAGCGCTCAGACGGAGGCTGAAGCAGACCGTGGAAGAGAGAAAGGTACATTGTAAAAGTGGGGAAACAGGTTGGAGCTGGGGACGAGAGCACAGTGATGGCACTCAAGGGAGACAGCACGACTGGCACTCTCTGAGTTGTAACCCCCTGCTCTGACTCCCCCATTTCTGTTCCTGCCAGCTAACCGGGAGACAGCATTTGTACACGCCATCAGCTCTGCTGGGGTCATGTACACTCTGACTAGGAACTGCAGCCTCGGCGACTTTGACAACTGCGGCTGTGACGACTCCCGCAACGGGCAGCTGGGTGAGTAGAGGTACGGTGGGTGGCCAGGGCAGGCCAGTGAAGTCAAGAAAAGTTCGGTGGGTAGTTTGGTGGGTGGAGGACAGTGGTATTCTTCTAAATCTGGGGAAATCAGGGCCTCCCAGTTTAAGCCAAAACCCTAGAAGTGACAAACCAGGCTCAATGTAGCTCGGGGCCCTCCTTCTCCAAGTGGGGGGTTTCCTTAGTTTACACAACCAAGGAACACTCCCTGTGGATTCAATCCTGCTACTCTCTCAGAACAGAAGGAACATCATTCCATGTCCCCCTATTGGGGGACATGCCTACCCATTTCCTTTCTATGCTTTACCTCTGCTGTCCTCTGGAATCCTCTCTGACCTCCAATGCAACTTTCAACTTGGTTGATCCATATTATTTCTATTGTGCCCCTGCTCCCCAAGCTGGtactttcctctccttttttggGCCATTGTCAATCGCTCACCAGGCACGAACACACTCTGCCCAAAGACCAGAGACCACGTGTAGAGGGCCAAGCCGCAGGCGCCTTACAGAGAATCCACTCCTCGAGGACTCAGGTcatggagcccagagcagggaacTGGCTGAGGCTGGAAGTGGAAGCGGAAATGCGGCCTAAACAAATCTAGGCTGAAACTGATCTGGAGAGGATACTTGCCCAACGCCAAACGCAATTAGAAACAGTAGCCCAGGAGCTCATGCTTGCCTGCTCAACGACCTTTCCTTCCCTCGTACCCTTCCAGGGGGCCAAGGCTGGCTGTGGGGAGGCTGCAGTGACAACGTGGGCTTCGGAGAGGCAATATCCAAGCAGTTTGTCGATGCCCTAGAGACAGGACAGGATGCTCGGGCAGCCATGAACCTGCACAACAACGAGGCTGGCCGCAAGGTGAGTCCTACAGCCCCCGGGGTGAGGCAGCTGgctccacccccaccagccctAGGTGCGGCCGCCTCTTCAGTTCATTTAACAGATTGGAAAAGCGAGGGTCCAAGCCCGCCAGCTACATGGACTAGCTACCCGCCTCGCAATCCCCCAGCGGCCAACTCCCCCGCCGCTTACTCCCTGGCCAGCTCACTCCTAGCTCTCTCCCCAGGCGGTGAAGGGCACCATGAAACGCACGTGTAAGTGCCACGGAGTGTCCGGCAGCTGCACCACGCAGACCTGCTGGCTGCAGCTGCCCGAGTTCCGCGAGGTGGGCGCGCACCTGAAGGAGAAGTACCACGCGGCTCTCAAGGTGGACCTGCTGCAGGGGGCCGGCAACAGTGCCGCCGGCCGAGGCGCCATCGCCGACACCTTCCGCTCCATCTCCACGCGGGAGCTGGTGCACTTGGAGGACTCCCCGGACTACTGCCTGGAGAACAAGAcgctggggctgctggggacagAAGGCCGAGAGTGCCTGCGGCGCGGACGGGCCCTGGGCCGCTGGGAGCGCCGCAGCTGCCGCCGGCTCTGCGGGGACTGCGGGCTGGCGGTGGAGGAGCGCCGCGCCGAGACCGTGTCCAGCTGCAACTGCAAGTTCCACTGGTGCTGCGCGGTCCGCTGCGAGCAGTGCCGCCGCCGGGTCACCAAATACTTCTGCAGCCGCGCCGCACGGCCGCGGGGGGGCGCCGCGCACAAACCCGGGCGAAAACCCTGAGGGGCTCCTTggccccctcctttccccttctgtCCTAGGCTTCTTTTAGAGAGACCCCAGTGATAGAGGAACCTAG
Proteins encoded in this region:
- the WNT8B gene encoding protein Wnt-8b, whose protein sequence is MLLTKPSVCIFLFTCILRLSYTWSVNNFLMTGPKAYLIYSSSVAAGAQSGIEECKYQFAWDRWNCPERALQLSSHGGLRSANRETAFVHAISSAGVMYTLTRNCSLGDFDNCGCDDSRNGQLGGQGWLWGGCSDNVGFGEAISKQFVDALETGQDARAAMNLHNNEAGRKAVKGTMKRTCKCHGVSGSCTTQTCWLQLPEFREVGAHLKEKYHAALKVDLLQGAGNSAAGRGAIADTFRSISTRELVHLEDSPDYCLENKTLGLLGTEGRECLRRGRALGRWERRSCRRLCGDCGLAVEERRAETVSSCNCKFHWCCAVRCEQCRRRVTKYFCSRAARPRGGAAHKPGRKP